The nucleotide sequence AGATGATCATCAATCTAGGCCCTCAGCATCCATCTACTCATGGTGTATTAAGGCTGGAGGTGGTCACGGATGGAGAGATCGTTGTGGATGTTGTCCCACACATGGGCTATCTACATCGCTGCTTTGAAAAACACGCTGAATCCCTAGCTTTCAATCAAACCATTCCATATACAGATCGGATGGATTATGTAGCCGCCATGAACAATGAATGGGCATTTGTAATGGGAGTTGAGCAAATGCTTGGGATTGACAAAGAAATTCCAAAACGGATAGAATATATCAGAGTACTCGTTGCAGAGCTCAATCGAATTGCTTCTCATTTTATAGCTATTGGCACCTTCGGGATGGATATCGGAGCTATCACTCCATTCCTATGGATGATGCGTGATCGTGAGCATATACTCAGAATGTTGGAGTGGGCAAGTGGAGCGAGAATGCTTTATAATTATATATGGGTAGGGGGACTTTTTTATGATTTACCTGTTGGTTTTGAAGAACGAGCGAAAGAATTCGTTGATTATCTGAAGCCTAAGCTTAAAGATTCTGAAACTCTGCTTGTTAATAATAAAATTTTTATTGAGAGGACAGCAAGTATTGGTGTACTTCCAGCCGATTTAGCGATCAACTATGGCATCAATGGACCTATGCTTCGAGGTTCAGGGTTAAAATTTGATTTACGCAAAATTGATGGGTATAGCGTGTACCCAGAAATAGATTTTGATATTCCTGTTGGTACTGGGAAAGTAGGAACAGTTGGAGATTGTTGGGATCGTAACTGGGTTCGTTACGAAGAATGCTGGCAGTCAATAAAAATCATTGAGCAATGCGTTGAAAAGCTTCTGGGTGAACATAAGCGAACGAAAGAATTTGATCCCCGAGCTTTAGTGCCCAAAAAAATTAGGCCGAAAGCACAAGATTTTTATGTTAGAGCTGAGAATCCAAAGGGAGAATTAGGCTTTTTCTTTCGAACGGATGGTCGAGCGGATCAGCCATTGAGATGTAAAGCCAGGTCACCTAGTTTTAGTAATCTCTCTGTTATAGCAGATATCAGTAAGGGATGTATGCTGGCAGATTTATTTGCAATTTTAGGTTCAATGGATTTAAATATGGGTGAGGTAGACAGGTAATCAAGATGAAAATTCTTAGTGCAGAACAGATTAGAAACGCGGACAATTTCACGATCGAAAACGAGCCTATCTCATCTGTTGATTTGATGGAGAGGGCTAGTAGTGCTTTTGTAAGTCAATTCCTCAGATTACATCCTGAGAAAAAACCAGTCTATATTTTCTGCGGTACAGGGAACAATGGAGGTGATGGACTAGCGATATCAAGACTCCTAAAGAACAACGGATGGACTATTTTCCCTTTCGTAATTGGAGAAATCACAGAAGGAAGTGATGATTTTACGACTAACCTCAAAAGATTAAAGAAATATAGAAGTATCACTGATCTCAGTGTTTTTCCGAAAATAGACAGTCATTCAATTATTATTGATGGTCTTTTTGGTACTGGGCTAACAAGACCTATTGAAGGATTGTATGCCAAACTAATTGAATATTTAAATGCTCAGAAAGCACAAAAAATATCTATTGATATTCCATCAGGCCTTTATGTAGATAAGCCAATATTACAAGAAGATGCGGTATTTGAGGCTGATTGTACAATCTCATTTCAGATGCCCAAATTGACTTTCTTCCTCCCAGACTACCGCCGATATACTGGAAAATGGAGTACTATCAATATTGGGTTACATGAGGATTTCATAGCTAAACAACCAACCAATCTTTTCTGTACAACCAAAAATGAAATGATAAACCTAGTTCCTCAACGTATGTGGTTTACACATAAGAATCAGGTGGGTAGACTTATGATTGTAGCTGGTAGTGTAGGAAAAATTGGAGCCGCTATTTTATGCGCAAGAGCCGCTTTTAGGGCCGGAGTTGGATTGGTCAATGTTCATACTCCTCATTGTGGTATTGATGCTTTGCAAATTGCAATTCCTGAGGCAATGGTTTCCGTTGATGAAGGTGAAACTCATATTGAGTCAATCCCGAAGGTTAACGATGTGGTGGCAATTGGTCCGGGTATAGCAACCGAGTTGAATACCGTAAGTTCATTTAGGGGGTTTATAAAAACTCATGATGAGCCACTGGTGATTGATGCTGATGGAATAAATATTCTTTCGGAGAATAAGGATTTGCTAGAGCATCTTCCTAAACAATCAATTTTGACACCTCATCCTGGAGAGTTTAAAAAGCTAGTAGGGGAATGGCAAAATGACTTTGATAAACTAACAAAGCTTAGAAATTTCTGCGTTGAGAATGAAGTGAATGTAGTTTTGAAAGGAGCTTATTCAGCTGTTTGTAATACTGAGGGGAATATATTTTTCAATCCAACTGGAAATCCTGGATTAGCAACAGCAGGAAGCGGTGACGTATTGACTGGAATTGTTGGAGCATTATTAGCTCAAGGTTTAACTCCTTTTGAGGCCTTGAGGTTAGGCGTTTATCTTCATGGAGCTTCGGGAGATGAGGCTGTGAGTGGATTGAAAACTTCTTGGATACAAGCTTCTGATATCATTTCATTTATAGGATTTGCTGTTAATTCACTCGTGAATTAATTTTTTAGACTAATCGATATAAAAAATCGATCAATTTTGAAAACGTCTAATCAATGAGTTTAAAGCAATTTTTTCTAGGAATAATGCAAGTGAAATGCTGTGGTTAACGTTAATTAACGATTATTATTTTCTGTCCATTAGGAACTATCTGACTTTTTTTACGTAATTTGTATTCAATATATGCGCAATAAACTAATCACATTAACGTTCGCCTTGATTCTTTGTGGGACTTTGTCTGCACAAGAAGGTTTGAATAATGATCAGGAAACGCAGATAAGTATCTATCCTAATCCAGCTGTTGAGTTTATAATAGTTCAAGTAGAAGGAGAGTCTTCAAAAACTGAATTCGAATTGAATTCCATGATTGGGAACAAACTACTAATCAAGCCTGAAGAAGTGGGTATAGGTAAATACAAAATACAAGTAAAAGATTTAGCAACTGGCTATTATTTTTTAATTGTTAAAAACGAAAAAAAGCGATTCAAAAAAGCTTTTCGTTTTTTGAAAAACTAAAAAAAAATATTTATTCAATAAAAAAGGCTTCTGTATAACAGAAGCCTTTTTTGATTTATATCTTCTAAATGGTTATTGCTGAGACTGCAGCTGCGTATAATAGCTATTGAATAACTCCTCATAAGCTGCTGCTTTTTCACGATCTCCATTCGCTCTATATGCTCTTGCAACTTCATTTAAAGAGAGCAGTTGCCTTTGCAATTCATTAGTTTCTTGACCTTCAGTCGAGAAGTAATAATCTAACCATTGGGATGCATTATCTGATGTGACTTCAGCAACATGATCAGCAAGTTCTGGTTCGCCAACCTGCAGCAACATTCCTACTTGTTGTACACTAAAGAAATCAAACGGTAATGATTCATTTGGCATTACTTCAAGACATCTTTTCAAGACCTCAGAAGCTCTCGCATAATCCCCTTCTGCAATTAAATCTTCCGCTAGTGTGTTGAACGTTGATCTGGAGTTCAGTACAAATCCCATATAATCTTGAGTATAGTAAATGCTCGGGTCATCAAGATTAGTCCAGGTAAATTTGTTCATGACGTTCTCATACATCACTTCCGTATTTACGGGGTAGCCACCCCTTGAAGTTTCCGACAATACTGGTACTACTCTGTAAGCCATCCCTTCTTGAACTACATAACCCCTTAGGTCAATGTTCATTTGGGCAATGGAAGTGTTGTTTAAGTAAATGGGTCTTTCCCAATCAGAGTTTACTAGAAGGTCTAAAAATGCTAGATCTTTTTTCTCCAAACCTCGCCCTTTGACTCTCAAGATCATTTTATCTACAATCTTATCATGCATGTCTTCCGGCACGATACGCTTAGCTTTTTCCGTATCTATATCAAGGAATAGCGCTTTTGACGGTACAGTATTATAAGTTGTGTAACTATTTGCTTGTATCTGTAAACCAGGATTTTCTTCAGATATAAACCTGAGTAACATCTGAGCATTAATTGCGTTTCCTTTTAATTCTTCTCGCTCGTAAACAGGCAAATAATCATTCATTCCACCTTGTTGGTACAAGCCAATATCTAAGCCATATGGAAATGATTCAGACTCATAAGCTCTTCTCGCGGATTGTTGAATGTACCAATCAGTATTGTAGTAGCTCAAAACAATTACTCTTACATCTGTTCGGAATCCCTCCACCTCTTGTGCATACCAAAGCGGGAAAGTATCATTATCTCCACCGGTAAAAATTATTCCATTTGGAGCTACCGAGGATAAATAGTTTTTGGCAGCATCAACAGAAAAGTACCTGTCAGACCTATCATGATCGTCCCAGTTTTCACTAGCCATCAATACTGGAATAGTTAGCCCGATGACTGAAGCAAGTACTGCAGCTACCTTTTTTTGTTTGGAGATGTTCTTTAAAACATCATATAGCGCAAGAACTCCAAACCCAACCCAGATGGTGAATATGTAAAAGGAACCTGCATATATATAATCCCTTTCCCTGGGTTCAATAGGAGGAGTATTTAGATACAGGACAATAGCTATACCTGTCATAAAGAAAAGCAGAGCTGTTGCTGAGAAAAGCTTGACATCTTTTTTGTATTGGATGAACATTCCAAATAAACCAAGCAGCAGAGGCATTCCAAAGTAAACGTTCCGTCCTTTATTGCTCGCCAATATATCAGGTATCTCATCGAATGCCCCCACAAGTCCAACCCATCCAGCTCCTTGAATATCACTTTCTCTACCCGTGAAATTCCACATAAAATACCTGAAGTATTGATGCCCAAGCTGATGGACAATCAGGTAATAGAAGTTATCTCCCCAGCCAGGCTTTTCACCTTCTTTCAAGCCAGTTACTTGTCTGTATTTTTTTATATGATTTGCATCGGAACTATACATTCGTGGCAATATGGTCGAATGCTTAGGATCAAATTTCTGATTGACTTTATAATCCTTGATTACATATTCGTCATCTCCTCTCATGTATACCGGAGCACCCTTTTCATTTTCGATAAGACTTGCTGTATAGTAGGGTCCTTTAAACAATGGACGGCTGCCATACTGCTCTCTTTTTAAGTATGAGACGAATGAGATTATTTCATCGGGATTATTTTCATCAATGGGAGGATTATAATTACTTCTAATTACCGCAATAGAGTAAGAAGAATAGCCTATCATGATGAATGCTAAGGCAAGTAGTGAAGTATTTAATACGTATTTGTTATGCTTTACCGACCAATAGATTCCATATGTCAATCCTCCAAGCACAAGTAGCCCAAAGAAAACTACGCCTGATCCAAACGGTAGGCCTAAGCTATTCACAAAGAAAATCTCAATCTTTCCTGCCATTGATGGAAGACCAGGAATTATTCCTTCTAAGATGATTAATAAAATAGCCGCAGAAATAGCTAGTGTGTATATAATTCCCTTCTTCGTTACATTTTCAAAATACTTGAAATAAACAATGAGTCCTAGTACTGGGATGGCAACAAGATTTAATAGGTGGACACCTATAGATAGACCCATCATGTAGGCAATTAGAATTAACCAGCGGGCACGGTCTTGCTCTTCCGTCATATTTTCCCATCTCAAAATAGCCCAGAAAACAAAGGATGTAAAGAAGGCTGACATCCCATACACTTCTGCTTCAACTGCAGAAAACCAAAATGAATCTGAGAAAGTACATGTTAATGCGCCCACAAGTCCAGTCCCCATTATGAGAATAGTGTCTGTAGTTGTTTCCTCGCCTTTTTTTATTTTCAAAACTCTTTTAGCAAGGTGCGTGATTGACCAAAAGATAAATAGTACGAAAAATGCACTACTCATCACACTGAGCATGTTTACCCAAAAAGCAACTTGAGTTACATCATCTCCTGCAAGCATTGAGAACATACGTCCAGTCAAGAGAAAGAAGGGAGCACCCGGTGGGTGTGGAACTTCAAGTTTGTAGGAACAGGCAATAAATTCACCAGCATCCCAAAAGCTTGCCGTAGGCTCTACGGTAAGACAATACGTAACTAATGCAATCAGAAAGGCGATCCAGCCGGTAGTTATATTGATTTTTTGGTATCCCATGGTCAAATTAATATGAAGGGCGAAAATAGCAATTAACCCGAAGATATCAGGCTTATATCATACCTGATTTCCAATAACCAATTGATCAGTAAGGTATTGAAAGTAGATATTCAGCTAAGATTTATCATCAACGACTGATTGAGAACCAATGATTTTTTAATAAACAGCTAAATAGAAACCTAACCATACAATGAAGAACAAGACATACGTGCTTAATACAATGTATGCTGATGTCTTTATTTTTTTTCCACCTAAGAAGTAAATGCCAAAGGCTAGGATTGGCCAATAGAAAATCTCAAAAATGTTTAAAGACTTGAGTGGGTAGTGCCATTTTGGAGCGATTTGTGTGTAGTCCACAAGGTTGATCGCTGAGAATGGATAAAATGCCATATAATCATGGTAATCAGGATCTGAGCCAAAAACTGTGAACCAGATGACTTTTACGATTTCAGGCAAAAAGAAGAAAATTTCTGCAAGCATGACCATTTTCCACAATTGATTGAAATGAAGTCTATAACCAAACATGAAGCATCCTATCCATAGTGTAAGTGTAGTCCACGTCCATTTCCAGGCAAGAAAAATGGGAACACTCAAATATTGTATGCCATACAAAATATCAAATACCCAGATTTCACCTCGCTCATTAAGAACTTCAAAAGCTGCAATGGAGTCAATAATGAAAATACGTTTTACAAAAAGCAATGCGATATACGTTAAACAGATAATGAAAAACATACCTGCACCGTTAAAGTCAAACCATTCTTCAAGAAATTGCTTTCTGTACTTAGATAAACTATTGGTCATTTAGATTTACAGTTGAATGAATTTGAACGTCAAAAATATCATTGCTCTTTCCTTAATCCTATTCTCGGCTCAAGTGATTGCTCAGCGGCAATCTGCAAAGTCGGATGGTGATAGCTCAAGGTATAGTTTACTGATTAATCCTTTCATACAGATAGAATCTACAGAAGCTATCAACTCGATGTACAATTTTGAGTTTGAAAAAGCTCATAGTCATTTTAATTATCTGCAAAAGCAATATCCCTGGCATCCACTTCCATATCTCTTGAAGGGCTTAAATTATTGGTGGAGAATCGTACCAAACTATAATGAGACGGAATGGGATGAGAAGTTTCTAGCCTACATGGATACTACAAAAATTTTGGCTGAAAATGTACTTGAAAATTACAATGAAATAGAAGGTGCATTTTTTTTGGCAGCTGCATATGCATTTGAAGGTAGATTGTATTCCGAAAGGAGAGAGTATCGTAAAGCAGCGTTGGCTGGTAGTAGATCTTTGAAATACCTTGGAGATTGCAGTGGGCATGAAGAATATAGCCCAGAGTTGCTCTTTGGTGATGCATTATTTAATTACTATGCAAAGTGGATTCGTGAAGAATATCCATTGCTTAGACCATTGATGGTTTTTTTTCCTAAAGGGGATAAGAAAAAAGGAATTGAACAACTGAAGGAAGTAGCTAGGAATGCATTCTACTCAAGAACTGAGGCGCAATATTACCTAATGCGTATCCTGGCTACAGAAGAAAAGGATATTGCAGGTGCATTGCAAGTAGGGGGGTACTTGAATCAACAATTTCCTGGTAACGCCTACTTTCATAGATATTATGCTCGGCTATTGTATCAAAGTGGTCAGTATAGCAAATCAGAAAAAGTATCGGTAGAAATCTTGCAAAAGATAGATAGTGCTAAGATTGGATATGAAGCTAACAGCGGACGATATGCTTGTTTTTTTCTCGGTCATATAAATGAAAAATGGAGGAGATATGAACAAGCAAAGAATTTTTACAAGAAAGGACTGGTTTATGCAGAAGAAGCTAAAGCAACTAAAATGGGTTATTATTTCTTTTCACTACTTCATTTAGGAATAATAGCCGAGAAAGAGAAGGATCCAGACTTAGCTAGGTCATATTATAAGAGAGTAAAGAAAGCTGCAAAAAGGAGTCATTCTTCATACAAGGAAGCAAAGAGAAGGCTGAAGAGGCTTTAGAAACTAAAAGCAGCAAGCCATTTTTCTTTATTTGCATCTACACTGTAGTCCTGCTCAACTGTCGTTCTTCCATTTTTTCCAATTCTTTTTCTTAAAGCAGCATCATCAATTAGCATAGATAATTTTTCTACCCATTCATCAGTACTGGATGCTAACAAGCCATTTTCTCCTTCTTGAATAATATCCGAATTGACTCCTACTGGAGACATAATAGTTGGGATTTCCAGAGCCATATATTGGAGCCCTTTCAATCCACACTTTCCTTTACTCCAGGCATCATCAGGTAGAGGCATGATGCCAATATCTATTTCACATAAGTCCTGAACCTCTGTCTTGCTCTTCCACGCAAGTCCTTGGATATTTAACTCTTCGTTTTGATAGTTTCTATCCCCAATTACCTTGAAATAAACTTTTTCGCCATACTTCTCTTTGATTGTGATTAGTGGTTCAAGTGCACTTTCAAAATGCTTGATTGTTGAGAAACTACCACTCCATCCTATGCATATACCTTTCTTTTGTTTTTCAACGTCAACTTTAGCATATTCATTTAAGTCTATGGTAGTAGGTATGATGACCACATTGTTGGTATGCTGTTTTGCATATTCTGCTAGATATTCATTTCCAGCGATTGTTAAATCACAATGAGAAATGATTTTACCTGTTTTGGTCGGATTCTTTAGTTGCTGAAAAATAGATTGATTAGGATTTTCATCTTGAAGCCATATTGAGTCATCAAAGTCGAATAGAAGTTTAGCTTTTGACTTTTCGAACATCCATTCAAAGAAAGTTCCGAAGAAAAATGCATCTCGATAAATGAATATGTAATCGAATTGGTTAGCTCGTAAAACATCCTTTATTCTTTTAAACATCGCTGAAAGTCCAATTCTTGCTTTGCCAAGAGTATTGCCAGATCCATAGAAAACTTTATCCTGTTTTGCACTGAGCATATTAGAAAAGGTGACCTGGAAACCATTTTGTTTTAAGTATTCCAAATACTGTTCATGCCGGAATCTCTGGCCTGGCGAGCGATCTTTTCTATGAAGGGTAAGAAATAGAATTTTTGACATTAATCTTCTAACCAAACTGGAGGAAGTTTCTCCGTTATTTCAATATTTTCAAATTTTGAGCTTTTTTTAGCTCCTGTCTCTTTGGCCCATCCTACCATTCCTTTTAGCCCATCCTCCAACGAGGTTTTACTATATTCTCCGAATATTTTCTTGATTTTGGAATGATCTGAATGTGCATGTACCACTTCATTTCGAGCATCCAGAAAGCGCAGGTCACTTTGTAACTCCATTGCATCAATAACAGCAGTGGCAAGCTCTTTTACTGTGTATTCTTTATCCGCTCCAATATTAAAAACTTCACCATAACACTCCTTATGATTGATGCAATTGGCAATGATAGGGGCAATATCTCCAACATAGGTAAAAGCTCTGGTCTGACTTCCGTCTCCAAATATTGTGAGAGGATTGCCTTGCATTAATTGATTCATGAATATACCAACCACATTGCGATAGCGATCTCCAAGGTTTTGGTACTCACCGTAAACGTTGTGTGGCCGGAAGATCACATAATCTAGCCCAAACATTTCATGGGAAACCTTCAGGTCCATTTCTACGGCTAGTTTAGCAATACCGTATGGATCTTCAGGCATAGGAGTCATATCCTCTCTCATAGGAGGAGGTAGTGCACCGTATGTAGCTATAGAAGATGTAAACACAAAGCACTTGACTTTATGTTTGATTGCTTCATTAATAAGGTTTACACTTCCTGTAAGGTTATTGGTATAGTTGAATCGCTTAATGAAGTGACTTAATCCCTCCGCAGCGTATGCAGCGAGATGATAGATATAGTCTATTTCGTAATCATTGAATAGCTTCTCTAAAAGCTCATGATCCGTAATCGATCCCTGTATGAAAAGTGCTTTTTGAGGAACGTTCTCTGCAAAACCACCGCTTAAGTCATCGAGGACTATGACGTCTTTTCCTGCTTCAAGCAAACTACGAGAAACGTGAGCACCAATAAACCCGGCACCACCAGTAACTAAAGAATAGGGCATATTTTTAAATTATATATCACAAATAAAAGAAGAAGTAGATGATAGCTAGCTTTTATTCGACATAAAGGAACTATTATTATGTGAATTGTCCATCCATTTCATGTACCACTTTTGGAAAATATACATAGCCCAGATAATGCCATGGACATCATTGGGATTTTTTGAGAGTAAAATAACTCTCAAATTCATCACAGAGTCAATATTGAATAGATTTTGAGATTGCAGATAGTCTTCATTGAAAACCGTTTTATCTAGATCGGATAATAACTCATTTCTCATCCACTGCAAGAGAGGGATTTCAAATCCTTTTTTTGGACGATTGTGTAATTCTTTAGGTAAAATATTTTGGAAAGCATCTTGAACCAACCGCTTACGGTTCGCCCCTTTGATCTTATACTCTGCAGGGATGCTTCTGGCGAAGTTCACTACATTTTTATCAAGAAAGGGAACCCTAACTTCGAGACCATTAGCCATTGACATTAAATCCACTTTTGTAAGCATATCTCCAGGAAGTAGCATCTGCTGATCTGCTAATAAATAATCATTTAGATCTGGCGTGAATGTCTTGAAAAATTGACTTTTAAAATCAGTTTCTTCTTCTACATTGATAGACTCATAAAGTAGAAAAGAAGGATCATTGGTAAGAGATGCCAAGAACCAATACCTTTCTATCGGTTCCATTTTTAACATTTCACCATACCTGCATATACGGCGGATAAGGTTACTTACTTTCCCTGATCGAGACTTTGGAAGTGCGTTGAAAGCGGGATAGATAGATTTAATAACATGCTGTGAAAATGATGGATGTAAAGCTTGATTTAGCGCCATGTGTTTATAATAACCTCCAAATAATTCATCTGCTCCATCACCTGATAAGGCAACAGTTACATGCTTTTTGGTGTGCTTACTTAAGATATAAGTCGGTATAGCAGATGAATCGGCAAATGGTTCATCTATGTATTCTATAATATCGTTTAGGTCATTTAGAAGATCATCATTCGTTAATTTGAAAGTATGATGATTAGTATTGAATTTTTTGGCTACTAATTCAGCGTAATATGTCTCATCAAAAAACGGTTGATCTTCATATCCAACTGAAAAAGTGCTTAACTGACTAGTATGTCTTGATGCTAAAGAAACAATAGCTGAGGAGTCAGTTCCTCCGCTGAGAAAAGCACCCAAAGGAACATCTGATATCATTCTCTTTTTCACAGATTCCTCTAAGATGTCAACCAATTCTTTTTGA is from Marinobacter alexandrii and encodes:
- a CDS encoding NADH-quinone oxidoreductase subunit D; translation: MAESFLIKSEPLKYKESDLKTEEMIINLGPQHPSTHGVLRLEVVTDGEIVVDVVPHMGYLHRCFEKHAESLAFNQTIPYTDRMDYVAAMNNEWAFVMGVEQMLGIDKEIPKRIEYIRVLVAELNRIASHFIAIGTFGMDIGAITPFLWMMRDREHILRMLEWASGARMLYNYIWVGGLFYDLPVGFEERAKEFVDYLKPKLKDSETLLVNNKIFIERTASIGVLPADLAINYGINGPMLRGSGLKFDLRKIDGYSVYPEIDFDIPVGTGKVGTVGDCWDRNWVRYEECWQSIKIIEQCVEKLLGEHKRTKEFDPRALVPKKIRPKAQDFYVRAENPKGELGFFFRTDGRADQPLRCKARSPSFSNLSVIADISKGCMLADLFAILGSMDLNMGEVDR
- a CDS encoding NAD(P)H-hydrate dehydratase; amino-acid sequence: MKILSAEQIRNADNFTIENEPISSVDLMERASSAFVSQFLRLHPEKKPVYIFCGTGNNGGDGLAISRLLKNNGWTIFPFVIGEITEGSDDFTTNLKRLKKYRSITDLSVFPKIDSHSIIIDGLFGTGLTRPIEGLYAKLIEYLNAQKAQKISIDIPSGLYVDKPILQEDAVFEADCTISFQMPKLTFFLPDYRRYTGKWSTINIGLHEDFIAKQPTNLFCTTKNEMINLVPQRMWFTHKNQVGRLMIVAGSVGKIGAAILCARAAFRAGVGLVNVHTPHCGIDALQIAIPEAMVSVDEGETHIESIPKVNDVVAIGPGIATELNTVSSFRGFIKTHDEPLVIDADGINILSENKDLLEHLPKQSILTPHPGEFKKLVGEWQNDFDKLTKLRNFCVENEVNVVLKGAYSAVCNTEGNIFFNPTGNPGLATAGSGDVLTGIVGALLAQGLTPFEALRLGVYLHGASGDEAVSGLKTSWIQASDIISFIGFAVNSLVN
- a CDS encoding T9SS type A sorting domain-containing protein, producing MRNKLITLTFALILCGTLSAQEGLNNDQETQISIYPNPAVEFIIVQVEGESSKTEFELNSMIGNKLLIKPEEVGIGKYKIQVKDLATGYYFLIVKNEKKRFKKAFRFLKN
- a CDS encoding DUF2723 domain-containing protein; this encodes MGYQKINITTGWIAFLIALVTYCLTVEPTASFWDAGEFIACSYKLEVPHPPGAPFFLLTGRMFSMLAGDDVTQVAFWVNMLSVMSSAFFVLFIFWSITHLAKRVLKIKKGEETTTDTILIMGTGLVGALTCTFSDSFWFSAVEAEVYGMSAFFTSFVFWAILRWENMTEEQDRARWLILIAYMMGLSIGVHLLNLVAIPVLGLIVYFKYFENVTKKGIIYTLAISAAILLIILEGIIPGLPSMAGKIEIFFVNSLGLPFGSGVVFFGLLVLGGLTYGIYWSVKHNKYVLNTSLLALAFIMIGYSSYSIAVIRSNYNPPIDENNPDEIISFVSYLKREQYGSRPLFKGPYYTASLIENEKGAPVYMRGDDEYVIKDYKVNQKFDPKHSTILPRMYSSDANHIKKYRQVTGLKEGEKPGWGDNFYYLIVHQLGHQYFRYFMWNFTGRESDIQGAGWVGLVGAFDEIPDILASNKGRNVYFGMPLLLGLFGMFIQYKKDVKLFSATALLFFMTGIAIVLYLNTPPIEPRERDYIYAGSFYIFTIWVGFGVLALYDVLKNISKQKKVAAVLASVIGLTIPVLMASENWDDHDRSDRYFSVDAAKNYLSSVAPNGIIFTGGDNDTFPLWYAQEVEGFRTDVRVIVLSYYNTDWYIQQSARRAYESESFPYGLDIGLYQQGGMNDYLPVYEREELKGNAINAQMLLRFISEENPGLQIQANSYTTYNTVPSKALFLDIDTEKAKRIVPEDMHDKIVDKMILRVKGRGLEKKDLAFLDLLVNSDWERPIYLNNTSIAQMNIDLRGYVVQEGMAYRVVPVLSETSRGGYPVNTEVMYENVMNKFTWTNLDDPSIYYTQDYMGFVLNSRSTFNTLAEDLIAEGDYARASEVLKRCLEVMPNESLPFDFFSVQQVGMLLQVGEPELADHVAEVTSDNASQWLDYYFSTEGQETNELQRQLLSLNEVARAYRANGDREKAAAYEELFNSYYTQLQSQQ
- a CDS encoding glycosyltransferase family 4 protein translates to MSKILFLTLHRKDRSPGQRFRHEQYLEYLKQNGFQVTFSNMLSAKQDKVFYGSGNTLGKARIGLSAMFKRIKDVLRANQFDYIFIYRDAFFFGTFFEWMFEKSKAKLLFDFDDSIWLQDENPNQSIFQQLKNPTKTGKIISHCDLTIAGNEYLAEYAKQHTNNVVIIPTTIDLNEYAKVDVEKQKKGICIGWSGSFSTIKHFESALEPLITIKEKYGEKVYFKVIGDRNYQNEELNIQGLAWKSKTEVQDLCEIDIGIMPLPDDAWSKGKCGLKGLQYMALEIPTIMSPVGVNSDIIQEGENGLLASSTDEWVEKLSMLIDDAALRKRIGKNGRTTVEQDYSVDANKEKWLAAFSF
- a CDS encoding NAD-dependent epimerase/dehydratase family protein; the encoded protein is MPYSLVTGGAGFIGAHVSRSLLEAGKDVIVLDDLSGGFAENVPQKALFIQGSITDHELLEKLFNDYEIDYIYHLAAYAAEGLSHFIKRFNYTNNLTGSVNLINEAIKHKVKCFVFTSSIATYGALPPPMREDMTPMPEDPYGIAKLAVEMDLKVSHEMFGLDYVIFRPHNVYGEYQNLGDRYRNVVGIFMNQLMQGNPLTIFGDGSQTRAFTYVGDIAPIIANCINHKECYGEVFNIGADKEYTVKELATAVIDAMELQSDLRFLDARNEVVHAHSDHSKIKKIFGEYSKTSLEDGLKGMVGWAKETGAKKSSKFENIEITEKLPPVWLED
- the asnB gene encoding asparagine synthase (glutamine-hydrolyzing), which encodes MCGIIGYKNFSSQSDLSKSLKKATDSLKLRGPNNQGTFIQQDVGLGHTRLSILDTSSGANQPMTDPSGRYVIVFNGEIYNYQGLKSELDISFKTTSDTEVLLHLLINEGEKCLPKLNGFFAFAFYDKKEDRLLLARDRMGIKPLLFYQDENQFLFGSEMKALMCFPTQRKLNKEALYWYLKLNYLPGTLSMLEGVQKLAPGHYLKLKTNQIEVRPFISKDGEAESLDYENGQKELVDILEESVKKRMISDVPLGAFLSGGTDSSAIVSLASRHTSQLSTFSVGYEDQPFFDETYYAELVAKKFNTNHHTFKLTNDDLLNDLNDIIEYIDEPFADSSAIPTYILSKHTKKHVTVALSGDGADELFGGYYKHMALNQALHPSFSQHVIKSIYPAFNALPKSRSGKVSNLIRRICRYGEMLKMEPIERYWFLASLTNDPSFLLYESINVEEETDFKSQFFKTFTPDLNDYLLADQQMLLPGDMLTKVDLMSMANGLEVRVPFLDKNVVNFARSIPAEYKIKGANRKRLVQDAFQNILPKELHNRPKKGFEIPLLQWMRNELLSDLDKTVFNEDYLQSQNLFNIDSVMNLRVILLSKNPNDVHGIIWAMYIFQKWYMKWMDNSHNNSSFMSNKS